In Numida meleagris isolate 19003 breed g44 Domestic line chromosome 18, NumMel1.0, whole genome shotgun sequence, one DNA window encodes the following:
- the MYO18A gene encoding unconventional myosin-XVIIIa isoform X3: MFNLMKKDKEKDGARKEKKEKKEKKERMSAAELKSLEEMSMRRGFFNLNRASKRDSKARLEISNPIPIKVASGSDLHLTDIDSDSNRGSVILDSGHLSTASSSDDLKVDDANFKGSVLQRAAKFGSLAKQNSQMIVKRFSFSQKSRDESASETSTPSEHSAAPSPQVEVRALEAQISKQGAPQGHPRTPPAPSTLSRPPELVSKRFPAELRLPALVPPQPPAPRQLELQRRNTGDFGFSLRRTTMLDCAPDGQVYRRVVHFAEPGAGTKDLALGLVPGDRLVEINGKNVENKTRDEIVEMIRQSGETVQLKVQPILELSELSRCWLRGAEGTRRAAWDLDPAAPAPGQAKTEEQIAAEEAWYETDKVWLVHKDGFSLGSQLRPEEPSALPEGKVKVKLDHDGAVLEVEEDDVEKANPPSCERAEDLASLLYLNESSVLHTLRQRYGGNLIHTYAGPAMVVINPLSSPSMYSEKVMHMFKGCRREDTSPHIYAVAQAAYRSMLMGRQDQAVVLLGASGSGKTTNCQHLVQYLATIAGSTGKVFSAEKWQALYTVLEAFGNSSTSMNSNATRFSQIISLDFDQAGQVASASVQTLLLEKLRVARRPANEATFNVFYYLLACSDSTLRTELHFSHLAENNVFGIMPLAKPEEKQKATQQFNKLQAAMKVMGISSDEQKAFWLVLGAIYHLGAAGATKDADEAGRKQFARHEWAQKAAYLLGCSLEELSSSIFKHQPKGSLQRSTSFRQGPEEPGMGDGTGPKLTALECLEGMAAGLYSELFTLLISLLNRALKSSQHSVCSVTVVDTPGAQNPEVAGQSRGATFEELCHNYAQERLQLLFHQRTFAQELERYKEENIELALADTEPTSWGSIAAVDQPSHQALVRSLARTDEARGLLWLLEEEALQPGGSEDTLLERLLAYYGPQEGGKKGHDPLLPSDKPRHFFLGHSSGTNWVHYDATGWLNHVKHNPAAQNASVLLQESQKKIISSLFAGRGSSALVLSGSVAGLEGGSQLALRRATSMRKTFTTGVAAVKKKSLCIQVKLQVDALIDSIKKSKLHFVHCFLPKAAGSGGDPRGLPCRRVSGSELELPAEHCEPAGLMQLDVPLLRAQLRGSRLLDALRMYRQGYPDHMVFAEFRRRFDVLAPHLTKKHGRNYIVVDEKRAVEELLESLDLEKSSYHMGLSRVFFRAGSLARLEEQRDAQTSRNITLFQAACRGFLARQHFKKRKIQDLAIRCVQKNIKKNKGVKDWPWWKLFTTVRPLIEVQLTEEQIRGKDEEIQQLKSKLEKVEKERNELRLNSDRLESRITELTSELTDERNTGESASQLLDAETAERLRAEKEMKDLQAKYDALKKQMESMEMEVMEARLIRAAELNGELDDDDSGGEWRLKYERAVREIDFTKKRLQQELEDKLEVEQQGKRQLERRLADLQADGEESQRALQQLKKKCQRLAAELQDTKLHLEGQQGRNHDLEKKQRRFDGELSQAHEEAQRERLQREKLSREKDVLVAEVFGLKQLLEDKDADIAGLTQRAEALEAELQDISCQESKDEASLAKVKKQLRDLEAKAKDQEEELDEQAGTIQMLEQAKLRLEMEMERLRQTHAKEVESRDEEVEEIRQSCQKKLKQMEMQLEEEYEDKQKVLREKRELESKLSAVSDQANQRDFETEKRLRRDLKRTKALLADAQIMLDHLKNNAPSKREIAQLKNQLEESEFTCAAAVKARKSMEVEIEDLHLQIDDLSKAKAALEEQLSRLQREKNEVQSRLEEDQEDMNELMKKHKAAVAQASRDLAQMNDLQAQLEEVSKEKQELQEKLQGLQSQLEFLEQSMVDKSLVSRQEAKIRELETRLEFERTQVKRLESLATRLKENMEKLTEERDQRAAAENREKEQNKRLQRQLRDVKEEMGELAKKEAEASRKKHELEMDLESLEAANQSLQSDLKLAFKRIGDLQAAIEDEMESDSNEDLINSLQDMVAKYQKRKSKLDGDSDVDSELEDRVDGVKSWLSKNKGSSKALSDDGSLKGSSSPPGCRKPFSYDRWDEELDATESTERSSRSPTSDGDTESHAAETPA, from the exons ATGTTCAACCTGATgaagaaagacaaggagaaggaTGGGGccaggaaggagaagaaggaaaagaaggagaagaaggagcGGATGTCGGCGGCTGAGCTCAAGAGCCTGGAGGAGATGAGCATGCGGAGGGGCTTCTTCAACCTCAACCGCGCATCCAAGCGGGACTCCAAGGCGCGCCTGGAGATctccaaccccatccccatcaaGGTGGCCAGTGGCTCCGACCTGCACCTCACCGACATCGACTCCGACAGCAACCGAGGCAGCGTCATCCTGGACTCGGGCCACCTGAGCACGGCCAGCTCCAGCGACGATCTGAAGGTGGACGACGCCAACTTCAAGGGCTCGGTGCTGCAGCGGGCGGCCAAGTTCGGCTCCTTGGCCAAGCAGAACTCTCAGATGATCGTTAAGCGCTTCTCCTTCTCGCAGAAGAGCCGCGACGAGAGCGCATCGGAGACCTCCACCCCCTCGGAGCACTcggcagccccctccccacaaGTGGAGGTGCGCGCGCTGGAGGCTCAGATCTCCAAGCAAGGCGCACCCCAAGGACATCCCCGCACCCCTCCTGCCCCCTCCACGCTCTCCAGACCCCCAGAGCTGGTGAGCAAGAggttccctgcagagctgcgcCTGCCCGCCCTGgtgcccccgcagcccccggcgccacggcagctggagctgcagagacGCAACACCGGCGATTTTGGCTTCTCTCTGCGCCGCACCACCATGCTGGACTGCGCGCCCGATGGGCAGGTGTACCGCCGCGTGGTGCATTTCGCCGAGCCCGGTGCCGGCACCAAGGATTTGGCGTTGGGATTGGTGCCGGGAGATCGCTTGGTGGAGATCAACGGGAAGAACGTAGAGAACAAAACGCGGGATGAGATCGTGGAGATGATCCGGCAATCCGGAGAGACGGTGCAGCTGAAGGTGCAGCCCATCCTGGAGCTGAGCGAGCTGAGCCGCTGCTGGCTGCGGGGCGCCGAGGGGACGCGCCGTGCCGCATGGGAT CTGGACCCCGCCGCCCCAGCCCCCGGCCAG GCCAAGACAGAGGAGCAAATCGCTGCCGAGGAGGCTTGGTATGAGACCGACAAGGTGTGGCTGGTGCACAAGGATGGATTCTCTTTGG GCAGCCAGCTGCGACCGGAGGAGCCCAGCGCCCTGCCTGAGGGCAAGGTGAAGGTGAAGCTGGACCACgatggagctgtgctggaggtggaggaggatGATGTGGAGAAG GCAAACCCTCCGTCCTGTGAGCGCGCAGAGGACCTCGCCAGCCTCCTCTACCTCAACGAGTCCAGCGTCCTGCACACGCTGCGGCAGCGCTACGGCGGCAACCTCATCCACACCTACGCCGGCCCCGCCATGGTGGTCATCAACCCGCTGAGCTCCCCCTCCATGTACTCCGAGAAG GTGATGCACATGTTCAAGGGGTGCCGCCGGGAGGACACGTCCCCGCACATCTACGCCGTGGCGCAGGCCGCCTACCGCAGCATGCTGATGGGCCGCCAGGACCAGGCGGTGGTGCTGCTGGGCGCCAGCGGCAGCGGCAAGACCACCAACTGCCAGCACCTCGTCCAGTACCTCGCCACCATCGCCGGCAGCACCGGCAAGGTCTTCTCCG CGGAGAAGTGGCAGGCGCTCTACACCGTCCTGGAGGCTTTTGGCAATAGCAGCACCAGCATGAACAGCAATGCCACGCGCTTCTCCCAGATCATCTCCCTGGATTTCGACCAGGCTGGGCAGGTGGCATCCGCCTCCGTACAG acactgctgctggagaagctgcGCGTTGCCCGGCGCCCGGCCAATGAGGCCACCTTCAATGTTTTCTACTACCTGCTGGCCTGCTCCGACAGCACCCTGCG GACTGAGCTGCACTTCAGCCACCTGGCAGAGAACAACGTCTTTGGCATCATGCCCCTCGCCAAG ccagaggagaagcagaaggcCACCCAGCAGTTCAAcaagctgcaggctgccatgaaGGTGATGGGCATCTCCAGCGATGAGCAAAAAGCCTTCTGGCTGGTGCTGGGGGCCATCTACCAcctgggggctgctggagccACCAAAG ACGCCGACGAAG CTGGCAGGAAGCAGTTTGCACGCCATGAGTGGGCTCAGAAAGCCGCCtacctgctgggctgcagcctggaggagctCTCCTCCTCCATCTTCAAGCACCAGCCCAAGGGCAGCCTGCAGCGCTCCACCTCCTTCCGACAGGGCCCCGAGGAGCCGGGCATGGGTGATGGCACAG GTCCCAAGCTGACAGCGCTGGAGTGCCTGGAGGGCATGGCTGCGGGCTTGTACTCGGAGCTCTTCACCTTGCTCATCTCCCTGCTTAATAG GGCACTCAAGTCGAGCCAGCACTCAGTGTGCTCGGTGACGGTGGTGGACACCCCTGGGGCACAGAACCCCGAGGTGGCagggcagagccgtggggccACCTTCGAGGAGCTGTGCCACAACTACGCCCAGGAGCgcctgcagctcctcttccACCAGCGTACCTTCGCCCAGGAGCTGGAGCGCTACAAGGAG GAAAACATAGAGCTCGCCCTGGCTGACACAGAACCCACCTCCTGGGGCTCTATTGCTGCTGTAGACCAGCCCTCCCACCAGGCACTG GTCCGCTCACTGGCACGCACCGACGAGGCGCGggggctgctgtggctgctggaagAGGAGGCCTTGCAGCCAGGTGGCAGTGAGGACACCTTGCTGGAGCGGCTCTTGGCCTACTATGGCCCCCAGGAGGGGGGCAAGAAAG GGCATGACCCACTGCTGCCCAGCGACAAACCCCGGCACTTCTTCCTGGGCCACAGCTCAGGCACCAACTGGGTGCACTACGATGCCACGGGCTGGCTCAACCACGTCAAGCACAACCCGGCCGCCCAGAAcgcctctgtgctgctgcaggagtcACAGAA GAAGATCATCAGCAGCCTGTTCGCGGGGCGCGGCAGCTCGGCGCTGGTGCTGTCGGGTTCGGTGGCGGGGCTGGAGGGGGGCTCACAGCTGGCCCTGCGCCGGGCCACCAGCATGCGCAAAACCTTCACCACCGGGGTGGCCGCCGTCAAGAAGAAGTCACTGTGCATCCAGGTCAAGCTGCAAGTG GACGCCCTCATCGACAGCATCAAGAAATCCAAGCTGCACTTCGTGCACTGCTTCCTACCCAAAGCAGCAGGGAGCGGCGGGGACCCCCGGGGGCTGCCATGCCGCCGGGTGAGCGGCAGCGAGCTGGAGCTGCCGGCCGAGCACTGCGAGCCCGCGGGGCTGATGCAGCTGGATGTGCCCCTGCTGCGTGCACAGCTCCGTGGCTCCCGCCTGCTTGACGCCCTCCGCATGTACCGCCAAG GCTACCCCGACCATATGGTGTTTGCCGAGTTCCGGCGGCGCTTCGATGTGCTGGCCCCACACCTCACCAAGAAGCACGGCCGCAACTACATCGTGGTGGATGAGAAGCGG GCGGTCGAGGAGCTCCTGGAGTCACTGGATCTGGAGAAGAGCAGCTACCACATGGGTCTGAGCCGG GTGTTTTTCCGTGCCGGCTCGCTGGccaggctggaggagcagcgGGATGCGCAGACCAGCAGGAACATTACCCTGTTCCAGGCGGCGTGCAGGGGCTTCCTGGCACGGCAGCACTTCAAGAAGAGGAAG ATCCAGGATTTGGCCATCCGCTGCGTGCAGAAGAACATCAAGAAGAACAAAGGGGTGAAGGACTGGCCCTGGTGGAAGCTGTTCACCACCGTGAGGCCCCTCATCGAGGTGCAGCTCACCGAGGAGCAGATCCGTGGCAAGGAC GAAGAGATCCAGCAGCTGAAGAGCAAACTTGAGAAAGTGGAGAAGGAGCGCAACGAGCTGCGGCTCAACAGCGACCGCCTGGAGAGCAGG ATCACGGAGCTGACGTCGGAGCTGACAGACGAACGCAACACGGGCGAGTCGGCCTCGCAGCTGCTGGACGCCGAGACGGCCGAGAGGCTGCGCGCCGAGAAGGAGATGAAGGACCTGCAG GCCAAGTACGATGCTCTGAAGAAGCAGATGGAGTCCATGGAGATGGAGGTGATGGAGGCTCGGCTCATCCGCGCGGCCGAGCTCAACGGGGAGCTGGACGACGATGACTCAG GCGGCGAGTGGCGGCTGAAATACGAGCGGGCGGTGCGGGAGATCGACTTCACCAAGAAgcggctgcagcaggagctggaggacaAGCTGGAGGTGGAGCAGCAGGGCAAGAGGCAGCTGGAGCGCAGG CTGGCAGACCTGCAGGCGGACGGCGAGGAGAGCCAGCGGgcgctgcagcagctgaagaagaAGTGCCAGCGGCTGGCGGCCGAGCTGCAGGACACCAAGCTGCACCTGGAGGGCCAGCAGGGCCGCAACCACGACCTGGAGAAGAAGCAGCGCAG GTTTGATGGAGAGCTGTCGCAGGCACACGAGGAGGCGCAGAGGGAGAGGCTGCAGCGGGAGAAGCTGAGCCGTGAGAAGGACGTGCTGGTGGCCGAGGTGTTCGGGCtcaagcagctgctggag GACAAGGACGCGGACATCGCCGGGCTGACGCAGCGGGCGGAGGCgctggaggcagagctgcaggacatCTCCTGCCAGGAATCCAAGGACGAGGCGTCGCTCGCCAAGGTGAAGAAGCAGCTGCGCGACCTGGAGGCCAAGGCGAAGGACcaggaggaggagctggacGAGCAGGCCGGCACCATCCAGATGCTGGAGCAG GCCAAGCTGCGCCTTGAGATGGAGATGGAGCGGCTGCGGCAGACCCACGCCAAGGAGGTGGAGAGCCGCGACGAGGAGGTGGAGGAGATCCGGCAGTCGTGCCAGAAGAAG CTGAAGCAGATGGagatgcagctggaggaggaatACGAAGACAAACAGAAGGTGCTGAGAGAGAAGCGGGAGCTGGAGAGCAAACTGTCTGCAGTCAGTGACCAG gccaACCAGAGGGACTTTGAGACGGAGAAGCGCCTACGCCGCGACCTGAAGAGGACGAAGGCGCTGCTGGCCGATGCACAGATCATGCTGGACCACCTGAAGAACAACGCGCCCAGCAAGAGGGAGATAGCCCAGCTCAAGAACCAG CTTGAAGAGTCTGAGTTCACCTGCGCGGCCGCTGTGAAAGCCCGCAAGTCCATGGAGGTGGAGATCGAAGACCTCCACCTGCAGATTGATGACCTCTCCAAAGCCAAGGCAGCG ctggaagagcagctgagCCGGCTGCAGCGGGAGAAGAACGAGGTGCAGAGCCGCCTGGAGGAGGACCAGGAGGACATGAACGAGCTGATGAAGAAGCACAAAGCGGCGGTGGCCCAG GCGTCCCGTGACCTGGCACAGATGAATGACCTCCAGGCACAGCTGGAGGAGGTCAGCAAGgagaagcaggagctgcaggagaag CTGCaagggctgcagagccagctggaGTTCCTGGAGCAGTCCATGGTGGACAAGTCGCTGGTGAGCAGGCAGGAGGCCAAGATCCGCGAGCTGGAGACCAGGCTGGAGTTCGAGCGGACGCAAGTCAAGCGCCTGGAG AGCCTGGCCACGCGGCTGAAGGAGAACATGGAGAAGCTGACAGAGGAGCGGGACCAGCGAGCGGCCGCCGAGAACCGGGAGAAGGAGCAGAACAAGCGGCTGCAGCGGCAGCTCCGCGATGTCAAGGAGGAGATGGGCGAGCTGGCCAAGAAGGAGGCGGAGGCCAGCCGCAAGAAGCACGAGCTG gagatgGACCTGGAGAGCTTGGAAGCTGCCAACCAGAGCCTGCAGTCGGACCTGAAGCTGGCCTTCAAGCGCATCGGGGACCTGCAGGCTGCCATCGAGGATGAGATGGAGAGTGACAGCAACGAGGACCTCATCAACAG TTTGCAGGACATGGTGGCAAagtatcagaaaagaaaaagtaaact CGACGGTGACTCGGATGTGGACTCGGAGCTGGAGGACCGTGTGGATGGGGTGAAGTCGTGGCTGTCCAAGAACAAAGGCTCCTCCAAAGCGCTCTCAGATGATGGCAGcctgaagggcagcagcag ccccccgGGCTGCCGGAAACCCTTCTCCTACGACCGATGGGACGAGGAGCTGGACGCCACGGAAAGCACGGAGCGCTCGTCCCGCAGCCCCACCAGCGACGGCGATACGGAGAGCCACGCCGCCGAGACCCCCGCGTAG